A window from Salvia miltiorrhiza cultivar Shanhuang (shh) chromosome 2, IMPLAD_Smil_shh, whole genome shotgun sequence encodes these proteins:
- the LOC131009520 gene encoding uncharacterized protein LOC131009520, with protein MKVAEKVILLLDGGVAAAIAGSLHPNPNAKFQTVKESFRFSLECYGIKDLMASGEVIHFVDSGGRYEVSILLLENHEPPILACALNEVLLKLTGDDHSTVPTLIVPFVVPESKLKQENRYSGKSDTVSLYGMKLGPKTDLSELLSSRLQQSPPFSQILHEELALLLHLVNVKKLPTVVMIGVTGHSTSSKNSKEELEVTCQIGEHLASVSSLTFSKEKMVQSPTKTSRDGQEAWRALYG; from the exons ATGAAGGTAGCCGAGAAAGTGATACTCCTACTCGACGGCGGCGTCGCAGCCGCCATAGCCGGCAGTCTCCACCCGAACCCCAACGCTAAGTTTCAGACTGT AAAGGAATCCTTTCGGTTTTCGTTGGAATGCTACGGAATCAAAGATCTGATGGCGTCTGGGGAAGTAATTCATTTTGTCGATTCCGGTGGCCGTTATGAG GTGTCTATTTTGCTGTTGGAGAATCACGAGCCTCCAATCTTAGCTTGTGCTCTGAATGAAGTTTTGTTGAAATTAACCGGAGACGATCACTCTACTGTGCCGACACTAATAGTCCCTTTCGTCGTGCCAGAGTCTAAGCTTAAACAAGAAAATAGATATTCTGGGAAAAGTGATACGGTTTCACTATATGGCATGAAATTGGGCCCAAAAACAGATTTATCTGAGTTATTGAGCTCCAGATTGCAACAGTCGCCACCGTTTTCTCAGATTTTACACGAGGAGTTGGCCTTGTTGCTTCATTTGGTAAATGTCAAGAAGCTCCCAACAGTTGTGATGATTGGTGTAACCGGTCACAGCACATCAAGTAAAAACTCCAAAGAGGAACTCGAG GTAACATGCCAGATTGGTGAACACTTGGCCAGCGTTTCGTCTCTTACTTTCTCCAAAGAAAAGATGGTCCAAAGTCCGACCAAGACTTCAAGGGATGGCCAAGAGGCTTGGCGTGCACTGTACGGATGA
- the LOC131009526 gene encoding probable glycosyltransferase At5g03795 isoform X1 produces MWPSRKLHWSSYFSISPSTLAFILLTPLLLFSLIAFNLGPQKSLSRSFSWKSLGFLSSFEFSSSDNIHKNHDNGNLNNVSDALILRGPSHSNLLRKGESSSLLKHDLSSAEARGFLNSGLRKRYSRLERNEAVLAKARLSIREAAKNRSLIPSIVEQDPHYVPRGPIYRNANVFYRSYTEMENVFKIYVYEEGEAPIFHDGPCRSIYSTEGRFIHEIEKGSRFRTKDPEEAHVYFMPFSVVAMVRYLYEPDSFDMNPIGNTLADYVHTIAHNHPFWNRSLGADHFMLSCHDWGPHSSSYVPLMYNNSIRVLCNANTSEGFNPLKDVTLPEINLKTGELTGLLGGPPPQERSVLAFFAGGLHGHIRHLLLDRWEGNDTDVQVYQKLPTNLNYETMLRNSRFCLCPSGYEVASPRVVEAIYAECVPVLVSSSYVPPFSDVLNWKKFSVVVDVDDIPKIKEILMGISEAKYLKLQRGVREVQRHFVVNETPKRFDLFHMILHSVWLRRLNLKLRRSV; encoded by the exons aTGTGGCCATCAAGAAAGTTGCATTGGTCTTCATACTTTTCAATCTCTCCTTCTACATTGGCTTTCATACTTTTAACCCCATTGCTCCTCTTCTCTCTCATTGCATTCAATTTGGGCCCTCAGAAGTCGCTATCGAGGTCGTTTTCTTGGAAGTCATTAGGGTTTTTAAGCTCGTTCGAGTTTAGTTCGTCAGATAATATTCATAAAAACCACGACAATGGCAATTTGAATAATGTCTCCGACGCCCTCATCTTGAGAGGACCCTCACATTCTAACCTTCTA AGAAAAGGGGAGTCGTCGTCTCTACTAAAACACGACTTATCGAGTGCAGAAGCGCGAGGATTTTTGAATAGTGGCTTGCGCAAAAGGTATAGCAGATTAGAGAGGAATGAAGCGGTTTTAGCCAAAGCACGACTTTCAATTAGAGAGGCTGCTAAAAATAGGAGCTTAATCCCATCAATTGTCGAACAAGATCCTCACTATGTGCCACGTGGACCTATTTATCGTAACGCCAACGTGTTTTATAG GAGCTACACAGAAATGGAGAATGTGTTCAAGATCTACGTATATGAAGAAGGCGAGGCTCCGATCTTCCATGATGGCCCTTGCCGGAGCATATACTCCACGGAGGGGAGGTTCATCCACGAGATAGAGAAAGGGAGTCGATTTCGAACCAAGGATCCGGAAGAGGCTCATGTCTACTTCATGCCTTTCAGTGTGGTTGCGATGGTTCGTTATCTCTATGAGCCCGATTCATTCGACATGAACCCCATTGGCAACACTCTTGCTGACTATGTCCACACCATCGCCCACAACCATCCCTTCTGGAACCGGAGCCTCGGGGCCGATCATTTCATGCTCTCGTGTCATGATTGG GGGCCCCACTCGAGCTCCTACGTCCCGCTCATGTACAATAACTCAATCAGAGTTCTATGCAACGCTAATACGTCCGAGGGCTTCAACCCCCTCAAGGACGTAACGTTGCCCGAGATCAACCTCAAGACGGGGGAGCTCACGGGCCTCTTGGGGGGCCCGCCCCCGCAGGAGAGGTCGGTCCTCGCCTTCTTCGCGGGCGGGCTCCACGGCCACATCCGCCACCTCCTCCTTGACCGGTGGGAGGGGAATGATACCGACGTGCAAGTCTATCAGAAGCTCCCGACCAACCTCAACTACGAGACAATGCTGAGGAACAGCCGGTTCTGCCTCTGCCCCAGCGGGTACGAGGTGGCCAGCCCGCGGGTGGTGGAGGCGATCTACGCGGAGTGCGTGCCGGTCCTCGTCTCCAGCAGCTACGTGCCGCCGTTCAGCGACGTCTTGAACTGGAAGAAGTTCTCGGTTGTGGTGGATGTGGATGACATACCCAAGATCAAGGAGATCTTGATGGGGATTTCAGAGGCCAAATATCTCAAGCTGCAACGGGGAGTGAGGGAGGTGCAGAGGCAttttgttgtgaatgaaacGCCTAAGAGATTTGATCTCTTTCATATGATTTTGCATTCTGTTTGGCTAAGGAGGTTGAACTTGAAACTGCGTCGTTCTGTCTAG
- the LOC131009526 gene encoding probable glycosyltransferase At5g03795 isoform X2, with protein MENVFKIYVYEEGEAPIFHDGPCRSIYSTEGRFIHEIEKGSRFRTKDPEEAHVYFMPFSVVAMVRYLYEPDSFDMNPIGNTLADYVHTIAHNHPFWNRSLGADHFMLSCHDWGPHSSSYVPLMYNNSIRVLCNANTSEGFNPLKDVTLPEINLKTGELTGLLGGPPPQERSVLAFFAGGLHGHIRHLLLDRWEGNDTDVQVYQKLPTNLNYETMLRNSRFCLCPSGYEVASPRVVEAIYAECVPVLVSSSYVPPFSDVLNWKKFSVVVDVDDIPKIKEILMGISEAKYLKLQRGVREVQRHFVVNETPKRFDLFHMILHSVWLRRLNLKLRRSV; from the exons ATGGAGAATGTGTTCAAGATCTACGTATATGAAGAAGGCGAGGCTCCGATCTTCCATGATGGCCCTTGCCGGAGCATATACTCCACGGAGGGGAGGTTCATCCACGAGATAGAGAAAGGGAGTCGATTTCGAACCAAGGATCCGGAAGAGGCTCATGTCTACTTCATGCCTTTCAGTGTGGTTGCGATGGTTCGTTATCTCTATGAGCCCGATTCATTCGACATGAACCCCATTGGCAACACTCTTGCTGACTATGTCCACACCATCGCCCACAACCATCCCTTCTGGAACCGGAGCCTCGGGGCCGATCATTTCATGCTCTCGTGTCATGATTGG GGGCCCCACTCGAGCTCCTACGTCCCGCTCATGTACAATAACTCAATCAGAGTTCTATGCAACGCTAATACGTCCGAGGGCTTCAACCCCCTCAAGGACGTAACGTTGCCCGAGATCAACCTCAAGACGGGGGAGCTCACGGGCCTCTTGGGGGGCCCGCCCCCGCAGGAGAGGTCGGTCCTCGCCTTCTTCGCGGGCGGGCTCCACGGCCACATCCGCCACCTCCTCCTTGACCGGTGGGAGGGGAATGATACCGACGTGCAAGTCTATCAGAAGCTCCCGACCAACCTCAACTACGAGACAATGCTGAGGAACAGCCGGTTCTGCCTCTGCCCCAGCGGGTACGAGGTGGCCAGCCCGCGGGTGGTGGAGGCGATCTACGCGGAGTGCGTGCCGGTCCTCGTCTCCAGCAGCTACGTGCCGCCGTTCAGCGACGTCTTGAACTGGAAGAAGTTCTCGGTTGTGGTGGATGTGGATGACATACCCAAGATCAAGGAGATCTTGATGGGGATTTCAGAGGCCAAATATCTCAAGCTGCAACGGGGAGTGAGGGAGGTGCAGAGGCAttttgttgtgaatgaaacGCCTAAGAGATTTGATCTCTTTCATATGATTTTGCATTCTGTTTGGCTAAGGAGGTTGAACTTGAAACTGCGTCGTTCTGTCTAG
- the LOC131009523 gene encoding pentatricopeptide repeat-containing protein At2g22410, mitochondrial, which produces MLFRFIHSRQQWRSLKFRHLHTLSLPPTANKPPNSNWNTTHRFVLSNPTLSLLEAKCKSISHLKQIQSQMLVTGLALDALAYSRLVTFSALSQTGDLRYSKRLLFAMPNPNAFSWNVVIRAIVESRCPFEALILYKKMLVFVRPDNYTFPLLFKVCAKFLLSRLGRGILGHAAKMNYDGDTYVRNALIHFLAACGELEAAHQVFDESRVRDLVSWNSLINGYVKSGRGEEALRVYGGMENVVDPDEVTMIGVVMACAQLQDLELGRKFHRRITEREANVGGVRLANALLDMYVKCGDLEKAKELFERMEEKTVVTWTTMVVGYAKHGYFDVARRLFDEMPEEKDVVPWNAMLSAYVQAQHGKEALALFHEMQAEEVEPDEVTMVSCLSACAQLGALDVGIWIHRYIEKHSLSVNVALGTALVDMYAKCGNIAKALQVFHEVPGRNALTYTAIIGGLALHGDARDALSCFHEMIRGGLRPDEVTFLGVLTACCHGGLVEEGRKVFSVMKSEFNTSPEVKHYSCMVDLLGRAGLLNEAMELLESMPVEADAVTWGAMFFACRKHGNVELGERAAMRLLQLDPYDSGIYVLLASMYVERKMWREAEEVRKMMRERGVDKTPGCSSIEVDGNLFEFIVRDKSHSQSDQIYECLAQLTKQTGVVECITGEIMFGS; this is translated from the coding sequence ATGCTGTTCCGCTTCATCCATAGCCGGCAACAATGGCGTTCCCTCAAATTCCGTCATCTTCACACACTCTCTCTCCCACCCACAGCTAACAAACCCCCCAATTCTAACTGGAACACAACCCACAGATTCGTGCTCTCAAATCCCACTCTCTCTCTTCTGGAGGCCAAATGCAAATCCATTTCCCACCTCAAGCAAATCCAGTCGCAAATGCTCGTCACCGGCCTCGCCCTCGACGCCCTCGCCTACAGCCGCTTGGTGACTTTCTCAGCGCTTTCTCAAACGGGCGATCTTCGTTATTCCAAAAGATTACTGTTTGCGATGCCCAACCCGAATGCGTTTTCTTGGAATGTGGTGATTAGGGCGATCGTGGAGAGCCGCTGCCCGTTTGAAGCTCTGATTTTGTACAAGAAAATGTTAGTTTTCGTGAGGCCCGATAACTATACTTTCCCTTTATTGTTCAAAGTTTGTGCTAAATTCTTGCTTTCCCGCTTGGGGCGTGGGATTCTGGGTCATGCTGCGAAGATGAATTATGACGGCGATACATATGTGCGTAATGCTTTGATTCATTTCTTGGCTGCTTGTGGGGAGTTGGAGGCTGCGCACCAAGTGTTTGATGAAAGTCGTGTGAGGGACTTGGTTTCTTGGAACTCTTTGATCAATGGGTATGTGAAGAGTGGGAGAGGGGAGGAGGCTTTGAGGGTGTACGGTGGGATGGAGAATGTTGTTGATCCGGACGAGGTCACGATGATTGGTGTTGTTATGGCTTGTGCTCAGTTGCAGGATTTGGAGCTTGGCCGTAAGTTTCATCGACGTATAACGGAACGAGAGGCGAATGTGGGGGGCGTCCGCCTTGCTAACGCGCTTCTGGATATGTACGTGAAGTGCGGGGATCTTGAGAAGGCGAAGGAGTTGTTTGAGAGGATGGAGGAGAAGACGGTGGTGACTTGGACCACCATGGTGGTGGGGTACGCGAAGCACGGCTATTTTGACGTTGCTCGGAGGCTCTTTGATGAGATGCCGGAGGAGAAGGACGTTGTCCCGTGGAACGCGATGTTGAGCGCTTATGTCCAAGCCCAGCATGGGAAGGAAGCGTTGGCTCTGTTTCATGAGATGCAAGCAGAGGAAGTCGAACCGGATGAGGTGACCATGGTTAGCTGCTTATCTGCCTGCGCGCAGCTTGGAGCACTCGACGTCGGAATCTGGATTCATCGCTACATTGAGAAGCATAGCCTCTCCGTGAACGTCGCTCTCGGCACGGCCTTGGTGGACATGTATGCCAAGTGCGGCAACATCGCGAAGGCGCTGCAGGTTTTCCACGAGGTTCCGGGCAGGAATGCTTTGACTTACACAGCTATAATCGGGGGGTTAGCGCTCCACGGTGATGCACGGGACGCGCTGTCTTGCTTCCACGAGATGATCCGCGGTGGCCTGAGGCCGGATGAAGTAACCTTTCTCGGGGTTTTAACGGCCTGCTGCCACGGAGGGTTGGTGGAAGAGGGTCGGAAGGTGTTCTCGGTCATGAAATCCGAGTTCAACACTTCCCCGGAAGTCAAGCACTACTCGTGCATGGTGGACCTTCTTGGCCGGGCCGGTCTTCTTAACGAGGCTATGGAGCTTCTCGAGAGCATGCCCGTGGAGGCGGATGCCGTGACTTGGGGAGCCATGTTTTTCGCCTGTCGGAAGCACGGAAACGTCGAGCTGGGGGAGAGAGCTGCGATGAGGCTTCTTCAGCTGGATCCTTATGACAGTGGGATTTACGTGTTGCTCGCGAGCATGTACGTCGAGAGAAAGATGTGGCGCGAGGCCGAGGAGGTGAGGAAGATGATGAGGGAAAGAGGAGTAGATAAGACCCCTGGTTGCAGCTCCATTGAAGTTGATGGAAATCTGTTCGAGTTCATAGTGAGAGACAAATCGCATTCTCAATCAGACCAGATATATGAGTGCTTGGCTCAGTTAACAAAACAAACAGGGGTAGTGGAATGCATAACTGGTGAGATTATGTTTGGCTCCTGA
- the LOC131009527 gene encoding aspartyl protease family protein 2-like has product MVSKCFQAVLCLCLLIHGFSSANGGGNSNSSTFTAMEIPSFNAAAAADESDCSFPKPNSDKTLLLDDGVVKVDDFKVRPTVVLNMKHRHVGAKPADCVAESTAKDLNRIQTFQTRITEKKNQNLPSRIKKNGDRRRSPQSAAAPEVSSGGGGGGKLVATLESGVSLGSGEYFMDVFIGTPPKHFSLILDTGSDLNWIQCVPCLDCFEQNGAFYDPNESTSYRNVSCDDPLCKLVSSPEPPQACRGGNQSCPYYYWYGDSSNTTGDFALETFTVNMTSFSKDLEFRKVENVMFGCGHWNRGLFHGAAGLLGLGRGPLSFASQLQSLYGHSFSYCLVDRNSNASVSSKLIFGEDEELLRHPELNFTALLGGRENPVDTFYYVGIRSIVVEGEVLGIPEETWGLSPDGSGGTIIDSGTTLSYFAEPAYRMIKEAIVERMSRYPVVEDFPILDPCYNVSGVEEPYLPSFGIVFMDGAVWNFPPGNYFIRLDPDDIVCLAILGTPRSGLSIIGNYQQQNFHILYDTKESRLGFAPTKCAEM; this is encoded by the coding sequence atgGTGTCGAAGTGTTTTCAAGCTGTGTTGTGCTTGTGTTTACTCATCCATGGCTTTTCATCAGCTAATGGAGGTGGGAATTCTAATTCCTCCACTTTCACAGCCATGGAAATCCCCAGCTTCaatgccgccgccgccgccgatgaATCGGATTGCTCCTTCCCGAAGCCAAATTCAGACAAAACCTTGCTTCTTGATGATGGTGTTGTCAAGGTCGATGATTTTAAGGTTAGACCAACCGTTGTACTGAACATGAAGCACCGCCACGTCGGAGCTAAGCCGGCGGACTGCGTCGCGGAGTCGACGGCGAAGGATTTGAATCGAATTCAGACATTCCAAACAAGAATAACCGAGAAGAAGAACCAAAATTTGCCTTCAAGAATCAAGAAAAATGGTGATCGCCGCCGTTCTCCGCAGTCCGCCGCCGCGCCGGAGGTGAGCtccggcggcggaggaggagggaAGCTGGTGGCGACGCTGGAGTCCGGGGTGAGCCTCGGCTCCGGCGAGTACTTCATGGATGTGTTCATTGGCACACCTCCTAAACACTTCTCATTGATTCTTGACACCGGCTCTGATCTCAACTGGATTCAATGTGTTCCTTGCTTGGATTGCTTCGAGCAAAACGGTGCGTTTTACGACCCGAACGAGTCGACTTCGTATCGGAATGTGAGCTGCGATGACCCCCTTTGTAAGCTGGTTTCCTCTCCTGAGCCCCCTCAGGCTTGCAGGGGTGGGAACCAGAGCTGCCCTTACTACTATTGGTATGGTGATAGCTCCAACACGACGGGGGACTTCGCGTTGGAGACGTTCACGGTGAACATGACGTCGTTTTCCAAGGATTTGGAGTTTAGGAAGGTGGAGAATGTGATGTTTGGGTGTGGGCATTGGAACAGGGGGTTGTTCCATGGCGCGGCCGGGTTGCTAGGGTTGGGCCGGGGCCCCTTGTCGTTCGCGTCTCAGCTGCAGTCGTTGTACGGCCACTCGTTCTCGTATTGCTTGGTCGATAGGAATAGCAATGCTAGTGTGAGTAGCAAGCTCATCTTTGGTGAGGACGAGGAGTTGTTGAGGCATCCGGAGTTGAACTTCACCGCGTTGTTGGGCGGGAGGGAGAATCCGGTCGACACGTTCTACTACGTGGGGATTAGGTCGATTGTGGTCGAAGGGGAGGTGTTGGGGATCCCGGAGGAGACGTGGGGGCTCTCCCCGGACGGGAGTGGTGGCACCATCATAGACTCGGGCACGACCCTCAGCTACTTTGCTGAGCCGGCCTATAGGATGATCAAGGAGGCGATTGTGGAGAGGATGAGCCGGTACCCGGTCGTGGAGGATTTCCCGATCCTTGATCCGTGTTACAACGTGTCCGGTGTGGAGGAGCCCTACTTGCCCTCGTTTGGCATCGTGTTCATGGATGGAGCCGTGTGGAACTTCCCGCCCGGGAACTACTTCATTAGGCTCGACCCCGATGATATCGTGTGTCTAGCCATCCTCGGGACCCCTCGGTCGGGTTTATCGATCATCGGCAACTACCAACAACAGAACTTCCATATCTTGTATGATACTAAGGAGTCTAGGCTTGGATTTGCTCCAACTAAGTGTGCTGAGATGtag
- the LOC131009524 gene encoding rRNA (cytosine-C(5))-methyltransferase NOP2C isoform X1 yields MKRERAFLKTLCRTLSSLHHHKPLIPKMDPSERYCYNPTLRWNPQVEEYFVKAYGADHFARISKALTQPSCYSCIRVNTLKSTSDSVIKKLCSLLQENGWQSDPSKGTNAIHSSDGIATEPDGLPDASVKNSFISKCKIPCLDYVIFVQGSGPHTIDYGYKEDKPPKEVIVSRKCAEAVLRGAHVYVPGVLACSAHVEKGEQVAVSVAVEQPGADGGWGVGFTRGTVLQGSQTDPFYFERNGLYIGQGVSMMSRAGMFRVPQGVALDLNNRVFNLPSFNDLLEGEIFLQNLPSIITAHALDPQEGEKILDMCAAPGGKTTAIAILMKDKGEVIAADRSHNKVLEIQKLAAELGLKCITTYKLDALKSVQRINKSDNQDAPQGELNESIQNPESPKCGIEKISDTALVATLDQPKNEKYTSKAELRKNMRIMRNGPGRNNSLGGRVEKSKGFLPNSFDRVLLDAPCSALGLRPRLFSGEDTMESLRSHAKYQRRMFDQAVQLVRPGGVIVYSTCTINPGENEALVRYALDTYKFLSLASQHPKVGGPGLVGSCQFSDGYQEEWLRPGEEDLVQRFDPSSELDTMGFFIAKFNVGTKDI; encoded by the exons atgaagagagagagagcgtttCTCAAAACCCTCTGCAgaactctctcctctctccaccACCATAAACCCTTAATTCCCAag ATGGATCCATCGGAACGATATTGTTACAATCCGACATTGCGCTGGAATCCTCAAGTGGAAGAGTATTTCGTCAAAGCCTATGGAGCTGATCATTTCGCTCGAATTTCCAAGGCCCTCAC GCAGCCATCGTGTTACTCTTGTATTCGAGTGAATACACTTAAGTCAACAAGTGACTCTGTCATCAAGAAGCTTTGTTCCCTACTACAGGAGAATGGGTGGCAAAGTGATCCTTCTAAAGGAACCAATGCTATTCATAGCTCTGATGGTATTGCAACTGAACCAGATGGTCTCCCAGACGCTTCTGTGAAAAATTCTTTCATTTCGAAGTGTAAGATACCCTGTCTAGACTATGTAATTTTTGTCCAAGGGTCAGGACCACATACTATTGATTATGGGTATAAGGAAGACAAACCTCCTAAGGAGGTGATTGTGAGCCGGAAATGTGCAGAAGCAGTTCTTCGTGGTGCTCAT GTGTATGTACCTGGTGTTTTGGCCTGTAGTGCTCACGTGGAGAAAGGGGAACAAGTTGCAGTTTCGGTTGCTGTGGAGCAGCCTGGTGCTGATGGTGGATGGGGAGTTGGTTTTACACGTGGAACTGTACTTCAGGGATCACAAACAG ATCCTTTTTATTTTGAACGGAACGGCCTCTACATTGGTCAAGGAGTCAGTATGATGTCCAGAGCTGGGATGTTCCGGGTACCTCAAGGAGTTGCTTTAGACCTGAATAACAGAGTATTTAACCTACCTTCATTCAACG ATTTACTTGAGGGGGAAATTTTTCTTCAGAATCTCCCCAGCATCATCACTGCACATGCCTTAG ATCCTCAAGAGGGAGAGAAGATATTAGACATGTGTGCAGCTCCTGGAGGTAAAACCACAGCAATTGCAATCCTCATGAAGGACAAAGGAGAGGTTATTGCAGCCGATCGATCTCACAATAAG GTGCTCGAGATCCAGAAATTGGCAGCTGAACTGGGATTGAAGTGTATAACTACTTATAAGCTTGATGCTCTTAAATCTGTTCAGCGTATAAATAAATCTGATAATCAGGATGCTCCACAGGGCGAGCTGAATGAGAGCATTCAAAACCCCGAGTCACCAAAATGTGGCATTGAGAAAATATCAGATACTGCTCTAG TAGCTACCCTTGATCAACCAAAGAATGAAAAGTACACCAGTAAAGCGGAGCTCAGGAAGAACATGCGGATAATGAGAAATGGGCCTGGCCGAAATAACTCTTTAGGTGGAAGAGTTGAAAAGTCTAAAGGTTTTTTGCCTAATAGCTTTGATCGGGTTCTTCTTGATGCTCCTTGCTCCGCTCTTGGTCTAAGACCTCGGTTGTTTTCTGGAGAG GATACTATGGAGTCTTTACGAAGCCATGCCAAGTATCAGAGGCGGATGTTTGACCAGGCTGTACAGCTTGTTCGCCCTGGTGGAGTCATTGTGTACTCAAC GTGTACAATAAATCCGGGTGAGAACGAGGCACTGGTTAGATATGCATTGGACACATACAAGTTTCTCTCACTGGCATCACAG CATCCAAAGGTAGGAGGACCTGGCCTTGTTGGAAGTTGTCAATTTTCGGATGGATACCAGGA GGAATGGTTAAGACCCGGTGAAGAGGATCTTGTTCAGAGATTCGATCCTTCCTCAGAACTCGATACTATGGGCTTTTTCATCGCCAAGTTCAACGTAGGTACCAAAGACATCTAA
- the LOC131009524 gene encoding rRNA (cytosine-C(5))-methyltransferase NOP2C isoform X2 → MKRERAFLKTLCRTLSSLHHHKPLIPKMDPSERYCYNPTLRWNPQVEEYFVKAYGADHFARISKALTQPSCYSCIRVNTLKSTSDSVIKKLCSLLQENGWQSDPSKGTNAIHSSDGIATEPDGLPDASVKNSFISKCKIPCLDYVIFVQGSGPHTIDYGYKEDKPPKEVIVSRKCAEAVLRGAHVYVPGVLACSAHVEKGEQVAVSVAVEQPGADGGWGVGFTRGTVLQGSQTDPFYFERNGLYIGQGVSMMSRAGMFRVPQGVALDLNNRVFNLPSFNDLLEGEIFLQNLPSIITAHALDPQEGEKILDMCAAPGGKTTAIAILMKDKGEVIAADRSHNKVLEIQKLAAELGLKCITTYKLDALKSVQRINKSDNQDAPQGELNESIQNPESPKCGIEKISDTALATLDQPKNEKYTSKAELRKNMRIMRNGPGRNNSLGGRVEKSKGFLPNSFDRVLLDAPCSALGLRPRLFSGEDTMESLRSHAKYQRRMFDQAVQLVRPGGVIVYSTCTINPGENEALVRYALDTYKFLSLASQHPKVGGPGLVGSCQFSDGYQEEWLRPGEEDLVQRFDPSSELDTMGFFIAKFNVGTKDI, encoded by the exons atgaagagagagagagcgtttCTCAAAACCCTCTGCAgaactctctcctctctccaccACCATAAACCCTTAATTCCCAag ATGGATCCATCGGAACGATATTGTTACAATCCGACATTGCGCTGGAATCCTCAAGTGGAAGAGTATTTCGTCAAAGCCTATGGAGCTGATCATTTCGCTCGAATTTCCAAGGCCCTCAC GCAGCCATCGTGTTACTCTTGTATTCGAGTGAATACACTTAAGTCAACAAGTGACTCTGTCATCAAGAAGCTTTGTTCCCTACTACAGGAGAATGGGTGGCAAAGTGATCCTTCTAAAGGAACCAATGCTATTCATAGCTCTGATGGTATTGCAACTGAACCAGATGGTCTCCCAGACGCTTCTGTGAAAAATTCTTTCATTTCGAAGTGTAAGATACCCTGTCTAGACTATGTAATTTTTGTCCAAGGGTCAGGACCACATACTATTGATTATGGGTATAAGGAAGACAAACCTCCTAAGGAGGTGATTGTGAGCCGGAAATGTGCAGAAGCAGTTCTTCGTGGTGCTCAT GTGTATGTACCTGGTGTTTTGGCCTGTAGTGCTCACGTGGAGAAAGGGGAACAAGTTGCAGTTTCGGTTGCTGTGGAGCAGCCTGGTGCTGATGGTGGATGGGGAGTTGGTTTTACACGTGGAACTGTACTTCAGGGATCACAAACAG ATCCTTTTTATTTTGAACGGAACGGCCTCTACATTGGTCAAGGAGTCAGTATGATGTCCAGAGCTGGGATGTTCCGGGTACCTCAAGGAGTTGCTTTAGACCTGAATAACAGAGTATTTAACCTACCTTCATTCAACG ATTTACTTGAGGGGGAAATTTTTCTTCAGAATCTCCCCAGCATCATCACTGCACATGCCTTAG ATCCTCAAGAGGGAGAGAAGATATTAGACATGTGTGCAGCTCCTGGAGGTAAAACCACAGCAATTGCAATCCTCATGAAGGACAAAGGAGAGGTTATTGCAGCCGATCGATCTCACAATAAG GTGCTCGAGATCCAGAAATTGGCAGCTGAACTGGGATTGAAGTGTATAACTACTTATAAGCTTGATGCTCTTAAATCTGTTCAGCGTATAAATAAATCTGATAATCAGGATGCTCCACAGGGCGAGCTGAATGAGAGCATTCAAAACCCCGAGTCACCAAAATGTGGCATTGAGAAAATATCAGATACTGCTCTAG CTACCCTTGATCAACCAAAGAATGAAAAGTACACCAGTAAAGCGGAGCTCAGGAAGAACATGCGGATAATGAGAAATGGGCCTGGCCGAAATAACTCTTTAGGTGGAAGAGTTGAAAAGTCTAAAGGTTTTTTGCCTAATAGCTTTGATCGGGTTCTTCTTGATGCTCCTTGCTCCGCTCTTGGTCTAAGACCTCGGTTGTTTTCTGGAGAG GATACTATGGAGTCTTTACGAAGCCATGCCAAGTATCAGAGGCGGATGTTTGACCAGGCTGTACAGCTTGTTCGCCCTGGTGGAGTCATTGTGTACTCAAC GTGTACAATAAATCCGGGTGAGAACGAGGCACTGGTTAGATATGCATTGGACACATACAAGTTTCTCTCACTGGCATCACAG CATCCAAAGGTAGGAGGACCTGGCCTTGTTGGAAGTTGTCAATTTTCGGATGGATACCAGGA GGAATGGTTAAGACCCGGTGAAGAGGATCTTGTTCAGAGATTCGATCCTTCCTCAGAACTCGATACTATGGGCTTTTTCATCGCCAAGTTCAACGTAGGTACCAAAGACATCTAA